Proteins from a genomic interval of Rhodothermus marinus:
- a CDS encoding HPF/RaiA family ribosome-associated protein: MEIPEIAFEYYSENHELTDALKAKVEQRIQKLAKKHHDITGVSVAIQRVEHTHTPHAYRARVVVYHKPENVVATEVAPTVEESLLRALDSVERQVREQRRKLREQWKRP; this comes from the coding sequence ATGGAGATCCCGGAAATCGCCTTTGAGTACTACAGCGAAAATCACGAGCTGACCGACGCGCTGAAGGCCAAGGTCGAGCAGCGCATTCAGAAGCTGGCGAAAAAACACCACGACATTACGGGCGTGTCGGTCGCCATCCAGCGGGTCGAGCATACCCATACGCCCCATGCTTACCGGGCACGGGTGGTCGTCTACCACAAACCCGAGAATGTCGTGGCAACCGAAGTAGCTCCGACCGTAGAGGAGTCGCTGCTCCGCGCGCTGGACTCCGTTGAGCGTCAGGTGCGCGAGCAGCGTCGCAAGCTCCGCGAGCAATGGAAGCGCCCGTGA
- a CDS encoding carboxypeptidase M32 — MDKTSPFAIHPALAELRAHLARMMDLRAAAALLEWDQETYMPAGATAVRAEQLGTLHRLAHEWFIAERTGELLEAAAASVRELPPEHLAVRLVEVVREDYDKARRVPPELVAALARTESEAREAWKQARQENHYAVFAPYLERLLALNREKAEALGYEKHPYDALLDQYEPGMTTEAVRVLFEQLRAELVPLVRALADQPQPEAAFLHRYVEPERQWALNRMVLEAIGFDLQRGRLDASVHPFSTGIAIADVRLTTRIDPHDFASGLFATLHEAGHGLYEQGIDPVLERTPLADGASLGLHESQSRLWENLIGRSLPFWEYFYPRLREYFPGVLDDVPLDAFYRAINRVQPSLIRVEADEVTYNLHILLRFELEVALIEGNLSVQDLPAAWDEGMQRYLGLRPETLREGVLQDIHWSQGAFGYFPTYTLGNLMSAQLWRAIEQEIPDVAAFMQQGDFRPILTWLRTQIHRHGRAWKAPVLLEQATGHPLDAEPWLTYIRKKYQALYPAASVSLS, encoded by the coding sequence ATGGATAAAACAAGCCCCTTTGCGATCCATCCGGCGCTGGCCGAGCTGCGTGCGCACCTGGCGCGCATGATGGACCTCCGGGCGGCGGCCGCCCTGCTGGAATGGGATCAGGAGACCTACATGCCCGCCGGAGCAACCGCCGTGCGGGCCGAGCAGCTCGGCACGTTGCATCGCCTGGCCCACGAGTGGTTCATCGCAGAGCGGACGGGCGAGCTGCTGGAAGCGGCCGCGGCCTCCGTGCGTGAGCTTCCTCCGGAGCACCTGGCCGTACGGCTTGTCGAGGTCGTGCGCGAGGATTACGACAAAGCGCGACGGGTACCGCCCGAGCTGGTGGCCGCGCTGGCCCGCACCGAGTCGGAGGCCCGCGAGGCCTGGAAGCAGGCCCGCCAGGAGAATCATTACGCGGTGTTTGCGCCCTATCTGGAGCGGCTGCTGGCGCTCAACCGGGAAAAGGCCGAGGCGCTGGGGTACGAAAAACATCCCTACGACGCCCTGCTGGACCAGTACGAGCCGGGCATGACCACCGAGGCGGTGCGCGTCCTTTTCGAGCAGTTGCGCGCCGAGCTGGTCCCGCTCGTTCGGGCGCTTGCCGACCAACCCCAACCCGAAGCGGCCTTCCTCCACCGCTACGTCGAGCCCGAGCGCCAGTGGGCCCTGAACCGCATGGTGCTGGAAGCCATTGGCTTCGATCTGCAGCGCGGGCGGCTGGACGCCTCGGTCCACCCGTTCAGCACCGGGATTGCCATTGCGGACGTGCGGCTGACCACCCGCATCGATCCGCACGACTTCGCCAGCGGGCTGTTCGCCACGCTGCACGAGGCCGGACACGGACTCTACGAGCAGGGGATCGATCCCGTACTTGAGCGCACGCCGCTGGCCGACGGCGCCTCGCTGGGCCTGCACGAATCACAATCACGTCTCTGGGAAAACCTGATCGGCCGGAGTCTGCCTTTCTGGGAGTATTTCTATCCCCGGCTTCGGGAGTATTTTCCGGGCGTGCTCGACGACGTGCCGCTGGATGCCTTCTACCGGGCCATCAACCGCGTGCAGCCCTCGCTCATCCGCGTCGAGGCCGACGAGGTCACCTACAACCTGCACATCCTGCTTCGCTTCGAACTGGAAGTCGCCCTGATCGAGGGGAATCTTTCGGTGCAGGATCTTCCGGCCGCCTGGGACGAGGGCATGCAACGCTACCTCGGGCTACGGCCGGAGACGCTTCGCGAAGGGGTGTTGCAGGATATTCACTGGTCGCAGGGAGCTTTCGGGTACTTTCCGACCTATACTTTAGGGAACCTGATGTCGGCCCAGCTCTGGCGGGCCATCGAGCAGGAGATCCCGGACGTAGCAGCCTTCATGCAACAGGGAGATTTTCGCCCGATTCTTACCTGGTTGCGCACGCAAATCCACCGGCACGGCCGCGCCTGGAAGGCGCCGGTCCTGCTTGAGCAGGCCACGGGCCATCCGCTCGATGCGGAACCCTGGCTGACGTATATACGCAAAAAGTACCAGGCGCTGTATCCCGCAGCGTCCGTATCTTTGTCGTAG
- the merA gene encoding mercury(II) reductase, with protein MKKILELRIGGMTCAHCARTIEQALMRVPGVERAQVPGWQSGRAVVTWEGDAVDAEALKKAVAQAGHGYRLEAWEVVREIGGETPAGDGLDRVDYDLLIIGGGSAAFAAALRARELGFRSLIVNDGLPPGGTCVNVGCVPSKALIRAAEAHHRAAHHPFAGIRSTSRVEDFGAVIGQVQALTDELRQHKYLDLIDGQQIVFREGRARLAGPTAIQVGDETITGRAVLIATGSRTALPPVPGLADGPYLTNETLYRLSVLPEHLIVLGSGYIGLENAQAFARLGSRVTVLELLSQILPQEDADVAEALTTYLQAEGIDVQTEARVVEVAWQEGSVVVTYERDGATHRLEGSHLLVATGRRGNTDDLGLEALGIAADRQGFLQVDETLRTAVPTVLGAGDVIGNPPFVYTAAYEGQLAAENALMNRHEMRDYSALPWVVFTDPQVAGVGLSEREAQAAGVDYETSVLPLSEVPRALVGRDTRGFIKLLRDPVTDRLLGARIVAPEGGELVMELSLALRYEIPVSELARRFHPYLTWSEAVKLAALGFTKDVRQLSCCAV; from the coding sequence ATGAAAAAGATCCTGGAACTGCGTATCGGGGGAATGACCTGCGCGCATTGCGCGCGCACGATCGAACAGGCGCTCATGCGGGTGCCCGGTGTGGAGCGCGCGCAGGTGCCCGGCTGGCAGAGCGGCCGGGCTGTAGTAACCTGGGAAGGCGACGCTGTCGATGCCGAAGCGCTCAAGAAGGCTGTCGCACAGGCCGGCCACGGATACCGACTGGAGGCCTGGGAGGTAGTGCGTGAAATCGGCGGCGAAACGCCGGCAGGAGACGGTTTGGATCGGGTCGATTACGATCTGCTGATCATCGGCGGTGGCTCGGCGGCGTTTGCGGCGGCGTTGCGGGCGCGGGAGCTGGGCTTCCGGAGCTTGATCGTCAACGACGGCCTGCCGCCGGGCGGCACGTGCGTGAACGTTGGCTGTGTGCCCTCGAAGGCGCTCATTCGGGCGGCCGAAGCCCACCACCGGGCGGCGCATCATCCCTTTGCAGGGATTCGTTCCACCAGTCGGGTGGAGGATTTCGGCGCCGTAATCGGCCAGGTGCAGGCGCTGACCGACGAACTGCGTCAGCACAAGTACCTGGATCTCATCGACGGTCAGCAGATCGTCTTTCGCGAAGGGCGAGCGCGGCTGGCCGGTCCGACTGCCATTCAGGTGGGCGACGAAACGATCACGGGTCGGGCCGTGCTGATCGCGACAGGTTCGCGCACGGCACTGCCGCCCGTGCCGGGTCTGGCCGACGGCCCTTATCTCACCAACGAAACACTCTATCGGCTATCTGTGCTACCCGAGCACCTGATCGTACTGGGCAGCGGCTACATCGGACTGGAAAACGCTCAGGCCTTTGCCCGGCTGGGCAGCCGAGTGACGGTGCTGGAGCTATTGTCGCAGATCCTGCCACAGGAAGACGCCGACGTGGCTGAGGCGCTCACAACGTACCTGCAGGCGGAGGGAATCGACGTTCAGACCGAGGCGCGTGTCGTGGAGGTAGCCTGGCAGGAGGGCAGCGTGGTGGTCACATATGAACGAGATGGCGCGACGCATCGGCTGGAGGGCTCGCATTTGCTGGTGGCGACCGGCCGCCGGGGCAACACGGACGATCTGGGCCTGGAGGCACTGGGCATAGCCGCCGACCGCCAGGGTTTTCTGCAGGTGGACGAAACGCTGCGGACGGCGGTGCCGACCGTGCTGGGGGCCGGCGACGTGATCGGCAATCCGCCGTTCGTGTACACGGCCGCCTACGAAGGCCAGCTGGCCGCCGAAAATGCCCTGATGAATCGGCACGAGATGCGAGACTACAGCGCGCTACCCTGGGTGGTATTCACCGATCCCCAGGTGGCCGGGGTGGGCCTGAGCGAGCGCGAGGCGCAGGCAGCCGGCGTGGATTATGAAACTTCGGTACTACCGCTTTCGGAGGTGCCGCGGGCGCTGGTGGGCCGCGATACGCGCGGGTTCATCAAGCTGCTGCGCGATCCGGTGACAGACCGGCTGCTGGGCGCGCGGATCGTGGCGCCCGAAGGCGGCGAACTGGTCATGGAGCTGTCGCTGGCGCTGCGCTACGAGATCCCGGTCTCGGAGCTGGCCCGCCGGTTTCATCCCTATCTGACCTGGTCCGAGGCCGTCAAACTGGCCGCGCTGGGCTTTACCAAGGATGTGCGCCAGCTCAGCTGCTGTGCTGTGTGA
- a CDS encoding ArsR/SmtB family transcription factor: MKRREVTDRTCVRVAVDPEKLARLREEALRNDHLVALAAFMQAAGNETRLRMLYVLHRTGELCVCDLADIFEISQPAVSRHLKILREKALVEARREAQTIYYRVCTANPFARLLVRLFDELELDRIQLNLNLKEEAQ, from the coding sequence ATGAAGCGGCGCGAGGTGACCGACCGCACGTGCGTGCGGGTGGCCGTCGATCCGGAGAAGCTGGCCCGATTGCGCGAAGAGGCGCTCAGGAATGATCACCTGGTGGCACTGGCGGCCTTCATGCAGGCGGCCGGCAACGAGACGCGGCTGCGCATGCTCTACGTGTTGCACCGGACCGGGGAGCTGTGCGTGTGCGACCTGGCCGACATTTTCGAGATCTCGCAGCCGGCCGTCTCGCGGCACCTGAAAATCCTGCGCGAAAAGGCGCTCGTCGAAGCGCGGCGGGAGGCGCAGACGATCTACTACCGGGTCTGCACGGCCAATCCGTTTGCCCGACTGCTTGTGCGACTGTTCGACGAGCTGGAGCTGGACCGCATTCAGTTGAACCTCAACCTGAAGGAGGAAGCGCAATGA
- a CDS encoding mercuric transporter MerT family protein: MARSSLLAAIGAGVLASVCCVGPLAAVAVGVGGAWVSRLSALEPYRPFFVALALGALGLAWYREARRVREPDCDCETGLRPKMRRLLLGLGTVLVLGLLAAPSLIGRTHPTAMAQQVRSEPVQEVVLEVQGMTCEACSQAVVYALRRLEGVQAAEVTLEPPEARVRFDAEKVSVAQLIEAIRGAGFDAKLKNGV, translated from the coding sequence ATTGCCCGTTCGAGCCTGCTGGCGGCCATAGGTGCGGGCGTGCTGGCTTCGGTCTGTTGCGTTGGCCCGCTGGCGGCTGTGGCCGTCGGTGTGGGGGGTGCCTGGGTGAGCCGGCTTTCGGCGCTGGAGCCCTACCGGCCGTTTTTTGTGGCGCTGGCGCTGGGAGCTCTGGGACTGGCCTGGTACCGGGAAGCGCGACGTGTTCGGGAACCCGACTGCGACTGCGAGACCGGCTTGCGCCCGAAGATGCGCCGGTTGCTGCTGGGACTGGGCACGGTGCTGGTGCTGGGGCTGCTGGCCGCGCCGTCGCTGATCGGACGCACGCATCCGACCGCGATGGCGCAGCAGGTCCGTAGCGAGCCGGTGCAGGAGGTGGTGCTGGAGGTGCAGGGGATGACATGCGAGGCGTGCAGTCAGGCCGTGGTCTATGCGCTGCGTCGCCTGGAAGGCGTGCAGGCAGCCGAGGTAACGCTGGAGCCGCCGGAGGCGCGCGTGCGCTTCGACGCGGAGAAGGTTTCGGTGGCGCAGCTTATTGAGGCCATTCGCGGCGCCGGATTCGATGCAAAACTGAAAAATGGAGTATGA
- a CDS encoding RraA family protein: protein MNVLLLTLSLLFAAPQDTTVSDSTLLALCEGLRVADVVDAMDVVGLRNVGLVDTRIQPLWRDLEDFRHRFCGIALTVRYVPTNKIVPNPIPEEAFDAWSGRWYNELSPEPFVDLIRPGTVIVIDASGNGDTGSIGSYNSLLWYARGARGIVTTGSVRDTDEIIKQQIPLYMDPLQRGRGIRPGRNELESVNRPVEIGGALVRPGDVIVADGDGVVVVPREHAARVFRLARRVLEADKQGRRQLYEQLGLPLDKTVQQ, encoded by the coding sequence ATGAACGTCCTGCTGCTTACGCTGAGCCTGTTGTTTGCGGCCCCACAAGATACGACCGTCAGCGACTCGACGCTGCTGGCGCTCTGTGAAGGTTTGCGCGTGGCCGACGTGGTCGATGCCATGGACGTGGTCGGCCTGCGCAATGTGGGGCTGGTCGATACGCGCATTCAGCCGCTCTGGCGCGATCTGGAGGATTTTCGACACCGTTTCTGCGGGATTGCGCTGACAGTTCGCTACGTGCCGACCAACAAAATCGTCCCGAATCCGATCCCCGAGGAAGCATTCGACGCCTGGAGCGGCCGCTGGTACAACGAACTGTCGCCCGAGCCGTTCGTGGACCTGATCCGGCCCGGTACGGTGATCGTCATCGACGCCAGCGGCAACGGCGATACGGGCTCGATCGGTTCCTACAACTCGCTGCTCTGGTATGCCCGGGGCGCCCGTGGCATTGTGACTACCGGAAGCGTGCGCGACACCGATGAGATCATCAAGCAGCAGATCCCGCTCTACATGGACCCGCTGCAGCGCGGACGCGGCATTCGTCCGGGACGCAACGAACTGGAATCGGTCAACCGGCCCGTCGAGATCGGCGGGGCGCTGGTGCGTCCCGGCGACGTGATCGTGGCCGACGGCGATGGCGTGGTGGTCGTCCCTCGCGAACATGCCGCACGGGTGTTCCGGCTGGCCCGGCGCGTGCTGGAAGCCGACAAACAGGGGCGTCGCCAACTCTACGAGCAGCTCGGATTGCCGCTGGATAAAACCGTACAGCAGTAG